One region of Pleuronectes platessa chromosome 18, fPlePla1.1, whole genome shotgun sequence genomic DNA includes:
- the LOC128461940 gene encoding zinc fingers and homeoboxes protein 1 encodes MASRRKSTTPCMVPPREAVDSDQEMEEVPDETDGEAEDSNGVGTVSAEVCDLSAERGGGADVQVSDPYLDLNMAEGGYECKYCSFQTSELNLFTMHVDTEHPDVVLNTSYVCMECDYHTKSYDTLLAHNARLHPGEDNFTRTMVKRSNETVFQQTVNDLTFDGSFVKVEDDEETSHKSIALSKTPIMRIKSRPEPKKFTASHKMATDDIIKVESDEEDEENKEPPTLSPAPMTPAAALTSCLIPISSPLQVQAVPQSIVVSSSNLLHFKSSSAGGGAVLPPGTLAQVLSALQQQHSAQTQTQLLIPISSIPTYNTAMDNNVLLVSAYNRFPYPSVSEIMGLSSQTKFSEEQIKVWFSAQRLKHGVSWTPEEVEEARRKKFNGTVQPGPQTITVIPASISAATNGLQSIFQTCQIVGQPGLILTQVAGNGSNLPAAPPLTLTVAGVPGNQPKAAEPPASESKTETSVSSASCDAAGTKPKKSKEQLAELKNSYGRRQFATEAEISRLMQVTKLSKRAIKKWFSDTRYNQRNSKDHQGVPLGEAVPGRAASAGGGRAGRSSSGSLNDSSYSDHASTTIVIDSSDDASDSSPTSASAPGSSGPPSAPRVKFRHAFPDFTPQKFKEKTPEQLLLLEASFQELDTPSDEELSRLRAETKLTRREVDAWFTERRKVPPAAKDGDSDGDEEKVKPASAQERHTTPPGGRKLVKKTPEQLHILKKAFVRTQWPTAEEYDQMTEDSRLPRPYIVNWFGDTRYACKNSNLKWYYLYQSGKEDEALNGGAKKKPRKRYRGWSRRTRRPYPCKASPQGGATAIKVKSGRAFLKDYFLRHRALSEKDLDDLVTKSSMSYEHVRDWFSSTARRVEEGKEPFSDQEAEEEEAEGEEGEGEEEEDEEGEEEEEDEAANAEEHGCSEEEMEVKEQGEEASDDYCKEEEEEEEEEAELEEEIQDEEIQEEAGEVSQSQPQAEEQT; translated from the exons ATGGCGAGCAGGAGGAAGTCCACCACCCCCTGCATGGTTCCTCCCAGAGAGGCCGTGGACTCGGaccaggagatggaggaagtcCCGGACGAGACAGACGGGGAAGCGGAGGACAGTAATGGCGTGGGGACCGTGTCCGCGGAGGTTTGCGACCTGTCGGCCGAGCGAGGGGGCGGGGCCGACGTCCAGGTGTCAGACCCCTACCTGGACCTGAACATGGCCGAGGGAGGATACGAGTGTAAATACTGCAGCTTCCAGACGTCGGAGCTGAACCTGTTCACCATGCACGTGGACACGGAGCATCCGGACGTGGTCCTCAACACCTCCTACGTCTGCATGGAGTGTGACTACCACACCAAGAG TTACGACACGCTGCTGGCCCACAATGCCCGGCTGCACCCGGGTGAGGACAACTTCACCCGGACGATGGTGAAGAGGAGCAACGAGACCGTCTTCCAGCAGACGGTCAACGACCTCACCTTCGACGGCAGCTTCGTCAAAGTGGAGGACGACGAGGAGACGTCCCACAAGAGCATCGCCCTCAGCAAGACGCCCATCATGAGAATCAAGAGCCGCCCGGAGCCCAAGAAGTTCACTGCTTCACACAAAATGGCCACGGACGACATCATCAAGGTGGAGAGCgacgaagaggacgaggagaacaAGGAGCCGCCCACTCTGTCCCCCGCCCCGATGACCCCTGCCGCCGCCCTGACCTCTTGCCTCATCCCCATCTCCTCGCCGCTGCAGGTCCAGGCCGTCCCGCAGAGCATCGTGGTCAGCAGCTCCAACCTGCTGCACTTTAAGAGCAGCTCTGCCGGTGGCGGCGCCGTGCTGCCCCCGGGGACGCTGGCCCAGGTTCTGTCggcgctgcagcagcagcacagcgcTCAGACCCAGACTCAGCTGCTCATCCCCATCAGCAGCATCCCCACCTACAACACGGCCATGGACAACAACGTCCTGCTGGTCAGCGCCTACAACCG GTTCCCGTACCCGTCCGTCTCTGAGATCATGGGCCTGTCGTCTCAGACCAAGTTCAGTGAGGAGCAGATCAAGGTCTGGTTCTCTGCTCAGAGGCTGAAGCACGGAGTCAGCTGGACGCCGGAGGAG gtggaggaggcgCGGAGGAAGAAGTTCAACGGCACGGTGCAGCCCGGCCCTCAGACCATCACCGTGATCCCCGCCAGCATCTCCGCTGCCACCAACGGGCTGCAGTCCATCTTCCAGACGTGTCAGATCGTGGGACAGCCGGGCCTCATCCTCACTCAGGTGGCCGGCAACGGCAGCAACCTGcccgctgccccccccctcaccctgaCGGTGGCCGGTGTCCCCGGCAACCAGCCAAAAGCTGCCGAACCACCGGCGTCGGAGTCGAAGACGGAGACGTCGGTGTCCTCGGCCAGTTGTGACGCGGCGGGGACGAAACCGAAGAAGTCGAAGGAGCAGCTGGCCGAGCTGAAGAACAGCTACGGCAGGAGGCAGTTTGCCACGGAGGCGGAGATCTCTCGGCTCATGCAGGTCACCAAACTCTCCAAACGGGCGATCAAGAAGTGGTTCAGCGACACGCGGTACAACCAGAGGAACTCCAAGGATCACCAGGGCGTGCCGCTGGGGGAGGCGGTGCCCGGCAGGGCGGCGTCAGCCGGGGGGGGCAGAgcagggaggagcagcagcgggAGTCTGAACGACAGCAGCTACAGCGACCACGCCTCCACCACCATCGTTATCGACTCCAGCGACGACGCCAGCGACTCCTCCCCGACCTCCGCCAGCGCCCCGGGCTCCTCCGGTCCACCCAGCGCCCCCCGGGTCAAGTTCCGACACGCCTTCCCTGACTTCACGCCACAGAAGTTCAAGGAGAAGACGCCggagcagctgctcctcctggaGGCCAGCTTCCAGGAGCTAGACACGCCCTCGGACGAGGAGCTGAGCCGGCTGCGAGCAGAGACCAAGCTGACGAGGCGCGAGGTCGACGCCTGGTTCACCGAGAGGCGCAAAGTGCCGCCGGCCGCCAAAGATGGCGACAGCGATGGAGACGAAGAGAAGGTTAAACCGGCCTCGGCTCAGGAGAGGCACACGACTCCTCCCGGTGGCAGGAAGCTGGTGAAGAAGACGCCGGAGCAGCTCCACATCCTGAAGAAAGCGTTTGTCCGCACGCAGTGGCCGACGGCCGAGGAGTACGACCAGATGACGGAGGACAGCCGCCTGCCGAGGCCCTACATCGTCAACTGGTTCGGAGACACGCGCTACGCCTGCAAGAACAGCAACCTGAAGTGGTACTACCTCTACCAGAGCGGCAAG GAGGACGAGGCTCTGAACGGCGGCGCCAAGAAGAAGCCGAGGAAGCGTTACCGAGGTTGGTCCAGGAGGACGCGCCGGCCGTACCCCTGCAAAGCTTCCCCACAAGGGGGCGCCACCGCCATCAAG gtgaagTCCGGCAGAGCGTTTCTGAAGGACTACTTCCTCCGACACCGAGCGCTGAGTGAGAAGGACCTGGACGACCTGGTGACCAAGTCCAGCATGAGCTACGAGCACGTGAGGGACTGGTTCTCCTCCACCGCCAGGCGGGTGGAGGAGGGCAAGGAGCCGTTCAGTGACCAGgaggctgaagaggaggaggcagagggggaggaaggggaaggggaagaggaggaggacgaggaaggggaagaggaggaggaggacgaggctgCGAACGCAGAAGAGCACGGATGCAGCGAGGAAGAGATGGAGGTGAAAGAACAAGGAGAGGAGGCCTCAGATGACTACTgcaaggaggaagaagaggaggaggaggaagaggcagagttGGAGGAGGAGATCCAGGATGAGGAGATccaggaggaagcaggagaagtcagccaatcacagcctcaGGCCGAGGAGCAGACATGA